A window of Ignavibacterium sp. contains these coding sequences:
- a CDS encoding DUF2723 domain-containing protein — MNLKTLNRIFAAIVFIISFWQFAATVQPSVSFWDCGEFIAASYYLQVPHPPGTPFFLIVGNIFSKIPFVENIGLRVNFVSVLSSALSVLLLYLIAIKLIKNYKQKDPENLFEGLTLYISAAIGALAFSFSDTFWFNGVEAEVYAFSTFLFAAVTYLIMRWNERADNPDAEKYIIMIAYLVGLSTGVHLMSVLAIVPVVMIIMFRKYVNDEESLKKTSYIFLLHSAIILLLAVFWWAGETSTTPPSPEQYQAFDSKFKIFILGVSALIMGIYYKKVFTRNSFYMPLIIGGVALAATYPGVVKYFPALLTTIGGENITIELLVVLLTFAVLGYLVHYAVKNNKPTLHLVFMSAIFILLGFTTFAMVIIRSNQNPPMNENEPNTFPKLEKYLNREQYGDFPTFKRRFSAEPHQQGIYTNYSSDLDFFYSYQMNHMMTRYWLWNFAGREGWVQDQGANIAPFNGIGNAFGKLLGIKFAGEVKDSLFGIPFLIGLLGIYFHFRKDWKMASAFMIMFILMGYLTAFYQNQQQPQPRERDYFYVGAFFVFAIWISVGIHSLIELALEKIKRPSFRQATAVGIMVLGIVLIPIKMFSANYFTHDRSRIWVPWDYSYNLLQSCAPNSVLFTNGDNDTFPLWYLQDVEGVRRDVKIVNLSLLNTDWYIRQMKNNDPYGVGTVRIRFSDDQINQLRPMQWNATQLSIPLPKSSSEQGISNDFVQKYGIKDSTILKEGKLSWTMQPTLNFGNVTGIRVQDIMVREIVEANNWERPIYFAVTCSDDSKIGLHDYLRMEGMAFRLVPEKRSSTVEFVEPDILAAQLKENPGYSKDYQPGFKFRGLNDSTIFLDDNHKRMIQNYRNAFIRLTLYYLSKGQNDLAVKTLDDMEAKMPNKLIPLEMGLMFELGNLYARAGAMEQYNKLAQEVEQLALKKLEENPSDAQSFYNPYRILMEIYETQQRNDKLYELWKRIEALYPNDPNVKANVERYRMLLQNKDTSKVN, encoded by the coding sequence ATGAACTTAAAAACACTGAACAGAATTTTTGCAGCAATAGTTTTTATAATTTCATTCTGGCAATTTGCAGCAACAGTTCAGCCATCGGTTTCTTTCTGGGATTGCGGCGAGTTCATTGCAGCATCATACTACTTGCAAGTGCCTCATCCTCCGGGAACCCCTTTCTTTTTAATTGTAGGAAATATTTTTTCAAAAATCCCTTTTGTTGAAAACATTGGATTAAGAGTAAACTTTGTATCGGTTCTTTCCAGTGCTCTTTCAGTTTTATTACTTTACTTGATTGCCATTAAACTAATTAAAAATTACAAACAAAAAGATCCTGAAAATCTTTTTGAAGGATTGACCCTTTACATTTCGGCAGCAATTGGAGCATTAGCTTTTTCATTCAGTGATACTTTCTGGTTTAACGGAGTAGAAGCTGAAGTTTATGCATTCAGTACCTTTCTTTTTGCGGCAGTTACTTATCTTATTATGCGATGGAACGAACGGGCTGATAATCCTGATGCGGAAAAATATATTATCATGATTGCATACTTAGTTGGATTATCAACTGGTGTTCACCTTATGAGTGTTTTGGCAATTGTTCCTGTAGTTATGATTATTATGTTCAGAAAATATGTCAACGACGAAGAAAGTCTTAAAAAAACTTCATACATCTTTTTATTACACTCAGCAATAATTCTGCTTCTTGCTGTTTTTTGGTGGGCTGGAGAAACATCAACAACTCCTCCATCACCTGAGCAATATCAGGCATTTGATTCGAAGTTCAAAATTTTCATTCTTGGTGTAAGTGCTTTGATAATGGGTATTTATTATAAGAAAGTATTTACAAGAAATTCTTTCTATATGCCTTTGATAATTGGCGGTGTTGCACTTGCTGCCACTTATCCGGGAGTTGTTAAATATTTTCCGGCATTACTTACTACAATTGGTGGTGAAAATATTACAATTGAACTTCTCGTTGTTCTGTTGACCTTTGCAGTGCTTGGATATCTTGTTCATTATGCAGTTAAGAATAATAAACCGACACTACATCTTGTTTTTATGTCTGCAATTTTTATCCTGCTCGGATTTACTACTTTTGCAATGGTTATAATCCGTTCAAATCAAAACCCACCAATGAATGAGAATGAGCCAAATACATTTCCTAAACTTGAAAAGTATTTGAATCGTGAGCAGTACGGTGACTTCCCTACTTTCAAGAGAAGATTCAGTGCTGAACCTCACCAACAAGGAATTTATACAAACTACTCATCCGACCTGGATTTCTTTTACTCTTATCAGATGAATCATATGATGACAAGATACTGGTTGTGGAATTTTGCTGGACGTGAAGGCTGGGTTCAGGATCAGGGAGCTAACATTGCACCTTTTAATGGAATCGGAAATGCTTTTGGAAAACTATTGGGAATTAAGTTTGCCGGTGAAGTAAAGGATTCTTTATTCGGAATTCCATTTCTGATTGGCTTACTTGGAATTTACTTCCACTTCCGAAAAGACTGGAAGATGGCTTCTGCATTTATGATTATGTTCATTTTGATGGGTTATCTTACTGCCTTCTATCAAAATCAACAACAACCACAGCCAAGAGAAAGAGATTATTTCTATGTTGGTGCGTTTTTCGTTTTTGCAATCTGGATTTCTGTTGGAATTCATAGCTTGATTGAACTTGCACTTGAAAAAATCAAAAGACCTTCTTTCCGTCAGGCAACTGCTGTTGGAATAATGGTGCTGGGAATCGTTCTTATTCCTATAAAAATGTTCAGTGCAAATTATTTCACACACGATCGTTCAAGAATCTGGGTTCCTTGGGATTATTCATATAACCTTCTTCAATCCTGTGCACCGAATTCAGTTCTGTTTACTAATGGTGATAATGATACTTTCCCGCTTTGGTATTTACAGGATGTTGAAGGTGTTCGGAGAGATGTTAAAATTGTAAATCTTAGTTTGCTCAATACAGATTGGTACATTCGTCAGATGAAGAATAATGATCCTTATGGAGTTGGAACTGTTAGAATAAGATTTTCTGATGATCAGATAAATCAACTTAGACCAATGCAATGGAATGCAACTCAGTTATCAATTCCGCTTCCAAAATCTTCATCTGAGCAAGGCATATCAAACGATTTTGTTCAGAAATATGGAATTAAAGACTCAACTATTCTGAAAGAAGGAAAGCTAAGCTGGACAATGCAGCCAACTCTGAACTTTGGCAATGTAACCGGTATTCGTGTTCAGGATATTATGGTAAGAGAAATTGTTGAAGCAAACAATTGGGAAAGACCAATCTACTTTGCAGTAACATGTTCTGATGATAGTAAAATCGGATTACATGATTATCTTAGAATGGAAGGAATGGCTTTCCGTCTGGTTCCGGAAAAGCGTTCATCAACCGTTGAATTTGTTGAACCTGATATTCTTGCCGCTCAGTTGAAAGAAAATCCGGGTTATAGTAAAGACTATCAGCCAGGATTTAAATTCAGAGGATTAAATGACTCAACTATTTTCCTTGATGATAATCATAAGAGGATGATTCAAAATTATCGAAATGCTTTTATAAGATTGACACTTTATTATCTCAGCAAAGGTCAAAATGATTTGGCAGTTAAAACACTCGATGATATGGAAGCTAAGATGCCTAATAAATTAATTCCACTCGAAATGGGATTGATGTTTGAATTAGGAAATCTTTATGCGAGAGCCGGAGCGATGGAACAATACAATAAGCTTGCTCAGGAAGTAGAGCAATTGGCTCTGAAAAAACTTGAGGAGAATCCAAGTGATGCACAATCGTTCTATAATCCATATCGTATTTTAATGGAAATCTATGAAACACAGCAAAGAAATGATAAGCTATATGAACTATGGAAAAGAATTGAAGCACTTTATCCCAACGATCCGAATGTAAAAGCAAATGTAGAAAGATACAGAATGCTGTTGCAGAATAAAGACACATCAAAAGTAAATTAA
- the lhgO gene encoding L-2-hydroxyglutarate oxidase, which produces MSTQYDIIFIGGGIVGTASALKLLEKKNLRILLIEAEDTLAKHQTGNNSGVIHSGLYYKPGSLKALNCTRGREMLYQFCEEHSIPHERCGKIVVATDESELPQLKMLEERGIANGLVGIKRLTKEEIKEYEPYSNGIEALYVPQTGIVDYVAVTNKYAKLIMKNGGEIKLKSKAVSIKVNCNQIVVCTEEDEFKSKYLVNCGGLYSDKVAKMSGVNPDVKIIPFRGEYYELKKDKQHLVKNLIYPVPDPQFPFLGVHFTRMIHGGVEAGPNAVLAFKRTGYKKSDIDISQITEMLLYPGFWKMAKKHYKMGWEEFKRSFSKKLFVKSLQKLIPELAEDDIIPGGAGVRAQALDRDGKLLDDFRIIQTDKMIHVLNAPSPAATASLSIGDTISDMIIKNFKLN; this is translated from the coding sequence ATGTCAACTCAATATGATATAATTTTTATTGGCGGTGGAATTGTCGGAACTGCCTCTGCTCTGAAACTTCTTGAAAAGAAGAACCTCCGAATTCTTTTGATTGAAGCAGAAGACACTCTGGCAAAACATCAAACCGGAAATAACAGTGGAGTTATTCATTCTGGACTTTATTACAAACCCGGTTCATTAAAAGCATTAAATTGTACTCGCGGAAGAGAAATGCTTTATCAATTTTGTGAAGAGCATTCTATTCCTCACGAAAGATGCGGAAAGATTGTTGTAGCGACTGATGAATCAGAATTACCACAATTAAAGATGCTTGAAGAACGAGGAATTGCAAATGGATTGGTTGGAATTAAGAGATTAACAAAAGAAGAAATTAAAGAATATGAACCTTATTCAAATGGAATTGAAGCATTGTATGTTCCGCAAACAGGAATTGTAGATTATGTGGCTGTTACAAATAAGTATGCAAAACTTATAATGAAAAATGGTGGCGAGATAAAGTTAAAATCTAAAGCTGTTAGTATAAAAGTTAATTGTAATCAGATTGTTGTTTGCACTGAAGAGGATGAATTCAAAAGTAAATATTTAGTTAACTGTGGAGGATTATATTCTGACAAAGTTGCAAAGATGAGTGGAGTTAATCCCGATGTAAAAATAATTCCATTTCGCGGTGAATATTATGAACTGAAAAAAGACAAACAACATCTTGTAAAAAATTTAATTTACCCTGTTCCTGATCCACAATTTCCTTTTCTTGGAGTACATTTCACAAGAATGATTCACGGTGGAGTTGAAGCAGGACCAAATGCAGTACTCGCATTCAAAAGAACGGGCTATAAGAAATCTGATATCGACATTTCGCAAATAACTGAAATGTTACTTTATCCTGGGTTCTGGAAAATGGCAAAGAAGCATTACAAAATGGGCTGGGAAGAATTTAAACGATCTTTCAGTAAAAAACTTTTTGTTAAATCGCTTCAGAAATTAATTCCCGAATTAGCTGAAGATGATATTATTCCCGGTGGAGCTGGTGTCAGAGCACAGGCATTAGACAGGGACGGGAAATTACTTGATGATTTCAGAATTATTCAAACAGACAAAATGATTCATGTTCTGAATGCTCCATCTCCTGCCGCAACTGCTTCATTAAGTATAGGAGATACAATTTCAGATATGATAATTAAAAACTTCAAACTGAACTAG
- a CDS encoding glycosyltransferase family 9 protein produces MKILVIALSGIGDALMFTPALKILKQELPNSEIDVLVMFGGAKDIFKNNLNVNRLIHFNFLNEGAIRSLKFVLSLRKKYDVTINVYPSNRKEYNLISFLIGAKRRVAVEYLRMNKKNFGWLNNITIKENDSLHNVQTNIGMIEKLLDKKIPEEPKLELFLTQEDLNYAKSFLQENKISENDFIIGIHPGCATLKNHIKRRWEPEKFSQLSNELIKKYSAKILIFGGPDESKLKEEVKRNIQSDRVISIETNTLSQSSAIMKRCNLFITNDSALMHIASSLSLPVVAIIGPTNVNYIHPWKTKYKIASLNLECAPCFFYSPKPLTCKRDDVKFKCINELTVENVLTIVSSMIEEINLFK; encoded by the coding sequence ATGAAAATATTAGTAATAGCTTTATCCGGAATTGGCGATGCTCTGATGTTTACTCCTGCTCTGAAAATTCTAAAGCAGGAATTACCAAACTCAGAAATTGATGTGCTTGTAATGTTCGGTGGAGCAAAAGATATTTTCAAAAACAATCTTAATGTGAACAGACTTATCCACTTTAACTTTCTGAATGAAGGGGCAATAAGATCTCTAAAATTTGTTTTAAGCTTAAGAAAAAAATATGATGTGACAATTAATGTTTATCCATCTAACCGTAAAGAATATAATCTGATTTCGTTTCTGATTGGTGCAAAGAGAAGGGTTGCTGTTGAATATCTTAGAATGAACAAAAAGAATTTTGGCTGGCTGAATAACATCACAATTAAAGAGAATGATTCTTTGCATAATGTTCAGACGAATATCGGAATGATTGAAAAATTGCTTGATAAGAAAATTCCTGAAGAACCCAAACTTGAATTATTTCTAACTCAGGAAGATTTGAATTATGCTAAAAGTTTTTTGCAAGAAAATAAAATTTCTGAAAATGATTTTATTATCGGAATACATCCTGGTTGTGCTACTCTGAAAAATCATATTAAACGAAGATGGGAACCGGAAAAATTCTCACAACTATCAAACGAGCTAATAAAAAAATATTCTGCCAAGATTTTAATTTTTGGCGGACCTGATGAATCTAAGCTAAAAGAAGAGGTAAAAAGAAACATCCAATCTGATAGAGTTATTTCTATAGAGACAAATACTTTGAGTCAATCTTCTGCTATAATGAAAAGATGTAATTTATTTATAACAAATGATTCAGCGTTAATGCATATTGCTTCGTCATTAAGCTTACCTGTAGTTGCGATTATTGGTCCGACAAATGTAAACTACATTCATCCGTGGAAAACGAAATATAAAATTGCTTCTCTTAATCTTGAGTGCGCACCTTGTTTCTTCTATTCTCCTAAACCATTAACCTGCAAAAGAGATGATGTGAAGTTTAAATGTATTAATGAACTAACCGTAGAAAATGTTTTGACAATAGTTAGTTCAATGATTGAAGAGATCAATCTTTTTAAGTAA
- a CDS encoding LOG family protein translates to MERTITIFGSAKPKPGDAQYEFAYQLGSRLAEEGFNICTGGYAGIMEAASKGAYDKGGLVYAVTVDNWNSNPNPYITIEVRGKTLFERIEKLIEMGDAYVVLQGGTGTFLELAAIWEYANKKLQPQKPIVCHSEMWKTIIEVMDKQMQFEGRETGIVKPCESIDEVVSYLKSKLNIT, encoded by the coding sequence ATGGAAAGAACTATTACAATATTCGGAAGTGCAAAACCCAAACCTGGCGATGCACAATATGAGTTTGCCTACCAACTTGGATCAAGACTTGCAGAAGAAGGATTTAATATTTGTACAGGTGGTTATGCCGGAATAATGGAAGCTGCTTCAAAAGGAGCTTATGATAAAGGTGGTTTGGTCTATGCTGTTACAGTTGATAACTGGAATTCAAATCCAAATCCATACATAACAATTGAAGTTAGAGGTAAAACTCTTTTTGAAAGGATTGAAAAGCTGATTGAAATGGGTGATGCTTATGTAGTTCTTCAAGGTGGAACAGGTACTTTTCTTGAACTTGCTGCAATTTGGGAATACGCAAATAAAAAACTGCAACCACAAAAACCGATTGTTTGTCACTCAGAGATGTGGAAAACAATTATTGAAGTAATGGATAAACAAATGCAATTTGAGGGAAGAGAAACCGGAATAGTAAAACCTTGTGAAAGTATTGATGAAGTAGTTAGCTACCTGAAAAGCAAACTTAACATTACTTAA
- a CDS encoding YceI family protein produces MKKILSSVTLLIFLFTSISFAQGFKVKASGEQTFNFADRGGRNQASLFSTTPLEDIRGLSNDVKGTATFNVNDIKSLKGKISVSTASIKTGIDLRDEHLRSADWLDADKYPEITFTIKSVKEVKQVTDNQLQIKVVGDFTLKGITKEITADATLTYLDESEQTKMRAPGDLLGVKATFNVKLSDFGVKNKIVGQKVAESIEVSVNMVGSNKTN; encoded by the coding sequence ATGAAAAAAATCTTGTCATCAGTTACATTATTAATTTTTCTGTTCACATCAATCTCATTTGCTCAGGGATTTAAAGTAAAGGCAAGTGGGGAACAGACTTTTAACTTTGCTGACAGAGGCGGAAGAAATCAGGCGTCGTTATTTAGCACAACTCCTCTTGAAGATATAAGAGGACTATCAAATGATGTTAAAGGCACTGCTACTTTTAATGTAAATGATATTAAATCGCTCAAAGGAAAGATTTCAGTTTCAACTGCATCCATAAAGACCGGAATAGATTTAAGAGATGAACATCTTAGAAGTGCTGACTGGTTAGATGCTGATAAATATCCTGAAATTACATTTACAATAAAAAGTGTAAAAGAAGTAAAACAAGTAACTGACAATCAACTTCAGATAAAAGTTGTTGGTGATTTCACATTAAAAGGAATAACTAAAGAAATAACAGCTGATGCTACATTAACTTATCTTGACGAAAGTGAGCAAACAAAGATGAGAGCTCCAGGTGATTTACTCGGTGTAAAAGCAACTTTTAATGTTAAACTTTCTGATTTTGGAGTTAAAAATAAAATCGTTGGACAGAAGGTTGCTGAAAGTATTGAAGTAAGCGTTAATATGGTCGGTTCAAATAAAACTAATTAA